One Dunckerocampus dactyliophorus isolate RoL2022-P2 chromosome 18, RoL_Ddac_1.1, whole genome shotgun sequence genomic region harbors:
- the prl gene encoding prolactin, giving the protein MAHRASNGRKMFVTVLYIVTVCSGVPISDLLDRASQHSDKLHSLSTTLTHELDSHFPAIGRMVMPRPSVCHTSSLQTPSDKEQALQVPDADLLSLARSLLQAWVDPLGILSSSAYTLPHLAQSKLLNKIQELQEQSKSLGDGLNVLSGKMDQAAQTIYSLPYRGGNDIGQDKLAKLNKFHFLLSCFRRDSHKIDSFLKVLRCRAAKLQPHLC; this is encoded by the exons TGTTGTACATCGTAACCGTGTGCAGTGGCGTCCCCATCAGTGACCTGCTTGACCGAGCGTCTCAGCACTCAGACAAGCTACACTCTCTCAGCACAACACTCACCCACGAGCTA GACTCTCATTTCCCTGCTATAGGCCGGATGGTCATGCCCCGGCCTTCTGTGTGCCACACATCCTCACTGCAGACACCCAGTGACAAGGAGCAAGCACTTCAAGTACCT GATGCAGACCTGCTCTCGCTGGCTCGTTCCCTACTCCAAGCCTGGGTGGACCCACTGGGGATCCTGTCCTCTTCAGCTTACACCCTGCCTCACCTGGCCCAAAGTAAATTACTAAACAAGATCCAAGAGTTGCAGGAACAGTCCAAGAGCCTGGGAGACGGTCTGAATGTACTCTCTGGCAAG ATGGACCAAGCGGCTCAGACCATCTATTCCCTTCCCTACAGAGGAGGCAACGACATCGGCCAGGACAAGCTGGCCAAACTGAACAAATTCCATTTCCTCTTGTCCTGCTTTCGCCGTGATTCCCATAAAATCGACAGTTTTCTCAAAGTCCTCCGGTGTCGGGCCGCAAAACTGCAGCCCCACTTGTGCTAA